The stretch of DNA ATCTTTCGAGTGTGAGTGTCATGGATCTCAGAAGTGATAAACGCGAGATCATTCGATGTCGTTATTCCAGCACGGCTTTTCATATCTGACACCGCACACGTATCGGTTGTGATTATCGTATCAGTTGCGATTATTGTATCAGTTGATGAACCCAACAACTTAGCTCTATTATTAACGTCGATCTCCAAAGATAGTATTGGACGGGGGCAGTGCGGGGCGGATACATGCGTAACGACCACTAAACAATCGCCATCGCTGATGCTGTCAAAAACAAGCCGAAACCCTATTATTATCCCACTTTCAAAACCAATAAACATGGTACCGCTGTCATGACTGATAAATTTCATTACAAGCCCCAGTTTATCTATCTTAGGCAGACCATCGGGCAATACATTCGCAATCGACTCCCCAAAATGCAATTCTTTAGCGACTCTTTTCAATCTCTTCGTTGTGACATCAATTGTGTAGCAATCTATCGCCTCAGGATTGGTAGTGCTGCAGCAAAATAATGTCAAGAGGCCATTCTCCGATCGTGCAATGACGAAATTGGCGAAACTCATCGTATTCACCTTCATCTCAAATATCTCCTCCAACGTAGCCAAGTTATAAAGCCTCAAAGAGCAG from Huiozyma naganishii CBS 8797 chromosome 1, complete genome encodes:
- the ASA1 gene encoding Asa1p (similar to Saccharomyces cerevisiae YPR085C; ancestral locus Anc_3.391), encoding MDDTKLPDYTLRAHTCAVTTVLVVDDCHTPTLVSTDEKGRIIVWDLITRRSVRSHQLESGAAITATQYVEPNLLACLSKEDCSLRLYNLATLEEIFEMKVNTMSFANFVIARSENGLLTLFCCSTTNPEAIDCYTIDVTTKRLKRVAKELHFGESIANVLPDGLPKIDKLGLVMKFISHDSGTMFIGFESGIIIGFRLVFDSISDGDCLVVVTHVSAPHCPRPILSLEIDVNNRAKLLGSSTDTIIATDTIITTDTCAVSDMKSRAGITTSNDLAFITSEIHDTHTRKIYDIKSLSKYLLWSTWTGKSYSSKVDTSFIEKYWKSKSSLIPIESSQGSFDKNKADPKVSRYVKTKCITGFDSHCYSCRFGVRMDSVALSDRSKERRLLQFAEHSWYIIGYEDGSISLYRLK